A part of Citrifermentans bremense genomic DNA contains:
- a CDS encoding TIGR03960 family B12-binding radical SAM protein, whose protein sequence is MSNNILLSVEKPARYMGGEMGTVSGREGALEFVLAFPDVYEIGMSHLGLQVLYGVLKQVPWIMPERAYAPWPDLEESLRSQGKPLVTLERGLPLIEADIVGFTLQYELSYTNIMNMLDLSGIPLLASERSEGYPLILGGGPCAYNPEPLADFFDAFLIGDGEEAIVEIADCVRNWKEEKLPKRVLLERLARIEGVYVPSFFEVSYLADGRIEKVTPLLEGYRSVKRRFVADLESAYYPTSPVVPFLKTVHDRVSVEISRGCTRGCRFCQAGYIYRPVRERSPERVLEIVEETLGNTGYDEVSLLSLSTGDYGCLTPLLKGLMDRYASQKKAVSLPSMRVGSLSPEMAEEIRRVRKTGFTLAPEAGSERLRKVINKGISEEALLENARAVYSNGWRLIKLYFMIGLPTETMEDVDRIVEISREVKRQGKFAGNGGDVNVSVSSFVPKPHTPFQWEPQITEEEIVDKQRHLRGELKKKKLIMKWQDASLSGMEGVFARGDRRLSRLLIEAHRLGCRFDGWWEHFDRLKWAQAFENSGIDAAFYLRRREADEPLPWDHIDCGIKKEFLLAERAAALKEEATPDCRFDKCTGCGVCDFDKIKLRLKDPVPFDTYATEAASEAPVEEAQRIRIRFEKVGRMRFLSHLEMLTLFTRAVGRSRIPIRYSQGFHPHPKFSFATALSVGIVSYAEYMDFEVNAGYTAAELERALNRSLPEGVRVLEAVEIPLRAPALSVIMDKVRYRVTLPEELAHDLQAKVDAFLALESSPLKREKKGKATEFDLRHELAELKVDGSALEMVVGRGKPVEFACAILGVEPEALKEARLEKLEVLFTE, encoded by the coding sequence TTGAGCAATAACATACTTTTGTCAGTAGAAAAGCCCGCCCGCTACATGGGCGGGGAGATGGGAACGGTTTCCGGCAGGGAGGGGGCGCTCGAGTTCGTGCTCGCTTTCCCTGACGTCTATGAAATAGGGATGAGCCACCTGGGCCTGCAGGTTCTCTACGGAGTGCTGAAACAGGTCCCCTGGATCATGCCCGAGCGCGCCTATGCGCCCTGGCCCGACCTCGAGGAGTCGCTCAGGAGTCAGGGCAAGCCGCTGGTGACGCTGGAGCGCGGCCTGCCGCTGATCGAGGCCGACATCGTGGGCTTCACGCTGCAGTACGAGCTCTCCTACACCAACATAATGAACATGCTGGACCTGTCCGGAATCCCGCTGCTCGCCTCTGAGCGAAGCGAAGGGTACCCCTTGATCCTGGGCGGCGGTCCCTGCGCCTACAACCCGGAGCCCCTGGCCGACTTTTTCGACGCCTTCCTGATCGGGGACGGAGAGGAGGCGATAGTTGAGATCGCCGACTGCGTTCGCAACTGGAAAGAGGAGAAGCTGCCGAAGAGGGTGCTCCTGGAGCGCCTCGCCCGCATCGAGGGGGTTTACGTCCCTTCTTTCTTCGAAGTGAGCTATCTCGCCGACGGCAGGATCGAAAAGGTCACCCCGCTTCTGGAGGGGTATCGGAGCGTGAAGCGGCGCTTCGTGGCAGACCTGGAGAGCGCCTACTACCCGACGTCTCCGGTAGTCCCCTTCCTGAAGACCGTTCACGACAGGGTGAGCGTCGAGATTTCCCGTGGCTGCACGAGGGGTTGCAGGTTCTGCCAGGCAGGGTATATTTACCGGCCTGTGCGCGAGCGGAGCCCGGAGCGGGTGCTGGAGATCGTCGAGGAGACCCTGGGCAACACCGGGTACGACGAGGTATCGCTCTTGTCGCTTTCCACCGGCGATTACGGCTGCCTCACTCCGCTATTGAAGGGGCTCATGGACCGCTACGCCTCCCAAAAGAAGGCGGTTTCCCTCCCCTCCATGCGGGTGGGAAGCCTCAGCCCCGAAATGGCCGAGGAGATCCGCCGGGTCAGGAAGACCGGTTTCACCCTGGCACCCGAGGCGGGGAGCGAGCGGCTTAGAAAGGTGATCAACAAAGGGATCAGCGAGGAGGCGCTTCTGGAGAACGCCCGCGCGGTCTACAGCAACGGCTGGCGGCTGATCAAGCTCTACTTCATGATCGGCCTTCCCACCGAGACCATGGAAGACGTGGACCGCATCGTGGAGATCTCCCGCGAGGTGAAGCGCCAGGGGAAATTCGCCGGTAACGGCGGCGACGTAAACGTATCGGTCTCCAGCTTCGTTCCCAAGCCCCACACGCCGTTCCAGTGGGAGCCGCAGATCACGGAGGAAGAGATCGTCGACAAGCAGCGCCACCTGCGCGGCGAGCTGAAAAAGAAAAAGCTGATCATGAAATGGCAGGACGCCTCCCTCTCCGGGATGGAAGGGGTGTTCGCCCGCGGCGACCGGCGGCTGTCGCGCCTGCTCATCGAGGCGCATCGCCTGGGCTGCCGCTTCGACGGTTGGTGGGAGCACTTCGACCGGCTGAAGTGGGCGCAGGCCTTCGAGAATAGCGGCATCGACGCCGCGTTTTACCTGCGCCGGCGCGAGGCTGACGAGCCGCTTCCCTGGGATCACATCGACTGCGGCATCAAGAAAGAGTTCCTGCTCGCCGAGCGCGCGGCGGCGCTGAAAGAGGAGGCAACCCCTGACTGCCGCTTCGACAAATGCACCGGTTGCGGCGTCTGCGATTTCGACAAGATCAAGCTGAGATTGAAGGACCCCGTCCCCTTCGACACCTATGCCACGGAAGCTGCGTCCGAGGCGCCGGTCGAGGAGGCGCAGCGGATCAGGATCCGCTTCGAGAAGGTGGGACGGATGCGCTTTTTGAGCCACCTGGAGATGCTCACCCTGTTCACCAGGGCGGTCGGACGCTCCAGGATCCCGATACGCTACTCACAGGGGTTCCACCCGCACCCGAAATTTTCCTTCGCCACGGCGCTATCGGTGGGTATCGTCTCCTATGCGGAGTACATGGATTTCGAGGTTAATGCCGGCTATACGGCGGCCGAGCTGGAGCGAGCCCTGAACCGGAGCCTCCCCGAGGGGGTCCGGGTTCTGGAGGCGGTTGAAATTCCGCTGCGGGCGCCGGCGCTCTCCGTAATCATGGACAAGGTGCGCTACCGGGTGACTCTCCCGGAAGAGCTTGCGCATGACCTGCAGGCGAAGGTAGACGCGTTCCTCGCCCTGGAGTCGTCGCCGCTTAAGCGTGAAAAGAAGGGGAAAGCCACCGAGTTCGACCTGCGCCATGAACTGGCCGAATTGAAGGTCGATGGGAGCGCGCTGGAGATGGTAGTCGGCCGCGGCAAGCCGGTCGAATTCGCCTGCGCCATCCTTGGCGTGGAGCCCGAGGCGCTGAAAGAGGCCCGGCTGGAGAAGCTGGAAGTCCTCTTTACCGAATAA
- a CDS encoding Rne/Rng family ribonuclease codes for MGNELVINTTSHETRIALIENGTIAELYVERSRVKGIIGNIYKGRVVRVLPGMQAAFVDIGLEKAAFLYVADVFDAMDEYDSYIEGEQGEEPMPHPLHPIEELLQEGQELLVQISKEPIGTKGARITAHISLPGRHLVYMPTVDHVGISRRIEDEAERERLKEIVDRIKPVGGGFIVRTVSDGKSEEDLVADLHYLTKLWDEIAKKKDNAGAPTLIHSDLDVTQKVVRDILTESVERIVVDSKPEYDKIVQFISTFMPKMKYSIELYDEEEPIFDHFGLEVEISRALGRKVWLKSGGYIIIEQTEALTAIDVNTGRYVGKHNLEDTILKTNLEAVKEIAYQLRLRNLGGIIIIDFIDMEKEVNREKVYGALEEALKSDKSKTNILKISELGLVEMTRKRVRESLGRMMCEPCPYCEGRGYVKSKISVCHEIFRELRREMLDIRGTKVMLTVHPQVADLLYDEERRGLEELEKNFKKRITVRAKPGFHQEQFEVAVS; via the coding sequence ATGGGAAACGAACTGGTAATAAACACCACCTCCCACGAAACCCGCATCGCGCTCATCGAAAATGGCACCATTGCGGAGCTGTACGTCGAGAGGAGCAGGGTGAAGGGGATCATCGGCAACATCTACAAGGGAAGGGTGGTCCGGGTGCTCCCCGGCATGCAGGCGGCGTTCGTGGACATCGGGCTGGAGAAGGCTGCATTTCTCTACGTGGCGGACGTATTCGACGCCATGGACGAGTACGACAGCTACATTGAAGGTGAGCAGGGCGAGGAGCCGATGCCGCACCCGCTGCATCCGATCGAGGAACTGCTGCAGGAGGGACAGGAACTCCTGGTGCAGATCTCCAAAGAGCCCATCGGGACCAAGGGAGCGCGCATCACGGCCCATATCTCGCTTCCGGGGCGCCACCTGGTGTACATGCCGACGGTGGATCACGTCGGCATCTCCAGGAGGATCGAGGACGAAGCGGAGCGCGAGCGTCTGAAGGAGATCGTGGACCGCATCAAGCCGGTCGGCGGAGGTTTCATCGTCAGGACCGTTTCCGACGGCAAGAGCGAAGAGGACCTGGTGGCGGACCTGCACTACCTGACCAAGCTCTGGGACGAGATCGCCAAGAAGAAAGACAACGCGGGGGCTCCCACCCTGATCCACTCCGACTTGGACGTGACCCAGAAGGTGGTGCGCGACATCCTGACCGAGTCGGTGGAGCGCATCGTGGTCGACTCGAAGCCCGAGTACGACAAGATTGTCCAGTTCATAAGCACCTTCATGCCGAAGATGAAGTACTCCATCGAGCTCTACGACGAGGAGGAGCCGATCTTCGACCACTTCGGCCTGGAGGTCGAGATCAGCCGCGCCCTGGGGCGCAAGGTCTGGCTCAAGAGCGGGGGCTACATCATCATCGAGCAGACCGAGGCGCTGACGGCGATAGACGTCAACACCGGGCGCTACGTGGGCAAGCACAACCTGGAAGACACCATCCTGAAGACCAACCTGGAGGCTGTGAAAGAGATCGCCTACCAGCTGCGCTTGAGGAACCTGGGCGGGATCATCATCATCGACTTCATCGACATGGAGAAGGAGGTGAACCGTGAGAAGGTGTACGGCGCCCTGGAAGAGGCCCTGAAGAGCGACAAGTCCAAGACCAACATCCTGAAGATCTCGGAGCTGGGGCTCGTGGAGATGACCCGCAAGAGGGTGCGCGAGAGCCTGGGGCGCATGATGTGCGAGCCCTGCCCCTACTGCGAGGGGCGCGGTTACGTGAAGTCCAAGATCTCCGTCTGCCACGAGATCTTCCGCGAACTGCGGCGGGAGATGCTGGACATCCGCGGCACCAAGGTGATGCTCACCGTGCATCCCCAGGTGGCCGACCTCCTTTACGACGAGGAGCGGCGCGGGCTGGAGGAGTTGGAGAAGAACTTCAAGAAGCGGATCACGGTCCGCGCCAAGCCCGGCTTCCACCAGGAGCAGTTCGAGGTCGCCGTAAGCTAG